A window of Candidatus Acidiferrales bacterium genomic DNA:
GCGCACGGAGAAGTATTTGGGAAAATCCGGCCGGCATGCGCGATGGTGGAAGTCTCGGGACTCGTTTCGCCAGACATGCTGGTGGAAATCGAAGCGGATGCGGTGATCACAAGCGGAAAGTGAATTGGTCGACAGAAAATTTAGACGGAGCCACCGAAATGAGCATGGGATGAGCGAAATCGTACTCCGGCGCAGAGGTCGCTGAGCTTAACGATTGAGAACGGTGCCGCGCGGGACCCGCGCCGCGCTGTGCGGATGCGCTACAATGAAAATGAAATGGGCGATCCGCCACAGGGAAGAATCCTCCTCGAAGGAGGAAAGGCATTTAGCCGCATCGCGCTGATCATTCTGGTTCTCTGCTCGATTGCGTTCGGCGCGGCCACGGGGCTTCTGTTCGCTTACAGCAGCGATCTGCCGCAAATTCAGGAGCTGGAAAATTATCATCCCGACGTCGTCACGGAACTTTACGCCGACGATGGCACGCCGATTGGAAGCTTTGCGCTACAGCGGCGCATCCTGCTGACCTACGACCAGATTCCTCAGATTCTTCGCGACGCAATCATTTCCACCGAAGACCGGCACTTCATGCAGCACTGGGGCGTGGATTTTCCGCGCGTGGCGGAAGCCGCATGGAAAAATCTGATTACGGGAAGAAGAGCCGAAGGCGCGAGCACGCTGACGATGCAACTCGCGCGCGTGCTGTTTCTCTCGCCCGAAAAAAAATTCAGCCGCAAGGTCGAAGAGACGATGCTGGCGATTCAGATCGAGCGCCATTACACGAAACAGCAGATTTTTACGATGTACTGCAACCAGATTTACCTCGGAGCGGGAAATTATGGGTTCGAGGCAGCCTCGGAATTTTATTTCGATAAGCCCGTGGGGCAATTAACGCTGCCCGAGGCGGCGACGCTGGCCGCGATTATTCGCGGGCCATTTTATTCACCGGTCCTGCATCCTGATCGCGCGCTGGCGCGGCGCAATCTGGTGCTGGATTTAATGGCTGCGAACGACAAGATCACTCGCGCGCAGGCCAAGGAAGCGCAACAGGCGCCGCTGGGCCTGCAATTGACGTATTCGCAGAACAACAATCTGGCACCGTATTTCGTCGAAGAAATTCGGCAGAAGCTTGAGCAGGAATTCGGTTCGGAAGCCGTGCATCAGGAAGGCCTGCGCGTCTATACGACACTGAACGCGAAAATGCAACGGGATGCGGTGCAGGCTGTGCGCGACGGGCTGCATGCGTATGACCGGCGTCACGGCTGGCGCGGCAACCTGCCGAATATTTTTCAGCAGCATCTTGGCACGCTGCGCAGCTATGAATCGCCGGGATGGCGCGAACCGATTCAAGCAGGAGATTACGTCACGGGATTGATCACCGCAGTGGACGCGAACGCGGCAGTGGCGAAAATTGGAGACTATCGCGCGGTAATTACCGCTCCGGACTTTGCATGGACGGAAGCGAAATCGCCGCGCGATTTGCTGCACGTTGGCGATCTGGCCAATCTCCACATCGAAAGCTTGAACGGGGCGACGGCAAAAGTCGAACTGGAACAGATTCCCGCGGCGCAAGCTTCGCTAATCACTATCGACAACGCCACGGGCGAAATCAAGGCCATGGTCGGCGGGTACAGCTTCGAGCTATCCAAATACAATCGCGCCACGCAGGCGATGCGGCAGACGGGAAGCTCGTTCAAAGTTTACGTTTATGCGACGGCCTTGGAGCAGGGTATGTCGCCGTTTGACGTCGTTTTGGACGAGCCAGTGTCCTACACGAGCGGCGACCAGATCTACACGCCACGGAACTACGATGACACGTTCGAAGGACGCATCACGCTGCGCCGCGCGCTGGCGGACTCACGCAACGTGCCCGCCGTGAGAATCCTGGACAAAGTCGGAATTCAAAATGCGATCGACACGGCGCGGCGATGCGGCCTTACGAGTCCATTGCCGCCGTATTTGCCGCTGGCGCTCGGCGCGGCGGATTTGACGCTGCTCGAGCACACTTCGGGGTTCTCGGTGTTTCCAGACGACGGTGTGCACATCCAGCCGCATATGATTCGCCGGGTGACGTCATACGACGGCGCGATTCTGGAAGAAGCACGGCCGAAAGTGACCGACGCGATTCCGCCGACGGTTGCGCGGACGATGGTGGCGATGCTCGAAGATGTCGTCCACTTTGGGACGGGCGTGCGCGCGCAGGCGCTGGACAGGCCTTCGGCCGGAAAGACCGGCACGACGAACGATTTCACGGACGCGTGGTACATCGGATTCACGCCGCAGATTACTACGGGCGTTTGGGTCGGATATGACGATCCGAAAACTTCGCTGGGCCCAAAGGAAACCGGAGCACGAGCGGCGCTGCCCATTTGGCTGGAGTTCATGCAGCAGGCGAGCAAGGGAATGCCGGTCGAAAATTTTGCCAACGTGGAGTCGCTCGAAGACCTC
This region includes:
- a CDS encoding PBP1A family penicillin-binding protein translates to MGDPPQGRILLEGGKAFSRIALIILVLCSIAFGAATGLLFAYSSDLPQIQELENYHPDVVTELYADDGTPIGSFALQRRILLTYDQIPQILRDAIISTEDRHFMQHWGVDFPRVAEAAWKNLITGRRAEGASTLTMQLARVLFLSPEKKFSRKVEETMLAIQIERHYTKQQIFTMYCNQIYLGAGNYGFEAASEFYFDKPVGQLTLPEAATLAAIIRGPFYSPVLHPDRALARRNLVLDLMAANDKITRAQAKEAQQAPLGLQLTYSQNNNLAPYFVEEIRQKLEQEFGSEAVHQEGLRVYTTLNAKMQRDAVQAVRDGLHAYDRRHGWRGNLPNIFQQHLGTLRSYESPGWREPIQAGDYVTGLITAVDANAAVAKIGDYRAVITAPDFAWTEAKSPRDLLHVGDLANLHIESLNGATAKVELEQIPAAQASLITIDNATGEIKAMVGGYSFELSKYNRATQAMRQTGSSFKVYVYATALEQGMSPFDVVLDEPVSYTSGDQIYTPRNYDDTFEGRITLRRALADSRNVPAVRILDKVGIQNAIDTARRCGLTSPLPPYLPLALGAADLTLLEHTSGFSVFPDDGVHIQPHMIRRVTSYDGAILEEARPKVTDAIPPTVARTMVAMLEDVVHFGTGVRAQALDRPSAGKTGTTNDFTDAWYIGFTPQITTGVWVGYDDPKTSLGPKETGARAALPIWLEFMQQASKGMPVENFANVESLEDLAKTQHEEVDVPDTAPPADLSEQGEAPKEPAQPPKPKPGGPDATGKPPITPGAPSIYGAANR